From one Phocoena sinus isolate mPhoSin1 chromosome 6, mPhoSin1.pri, whole genome shotgun sequence genomic stretch:
- the TYRP1 gene encoding 5,6-dihydroxyindole-2-carboxylic acid oxidase translates to MKAPKLLSLGYTFLALLFFQQAWAQFPRQCVTIEALRSGVCCPDLFPLSGSGTDRCGSSSGRGRCDVVTADSRPHGPQYPHDGRDDREGWPTRFFNRTCHCIGNFSGYNCGTCRPGWRGAACDQRVLIVRRNLLDLSTEEKNRFVRALDMAKRTIHPQFVIATRRSEEILGPDGNTPQFENISIYNYFVWMHYYSVKKTFLGAGQESFGEVDFSHEGPAFLTWHRYHLLQLERDMQEMLQDPSFSLPYWNFATGKNTCDICTDDLMGSRSNFDSTLISPNSVFSQWRVVCESLEDYDTLGTLCNSTEGRPIRRNPAGNVARPMVQRLPEPQDVTQCLEVGLFDTPPFYSTSTNSFRNTVEGYSDPTGRYDPTVRSLHNLAHLFLNGTGGQTHLSPNDPIFVLLHTFTDAVFDEWLRRHTADISTFPLENAPIGHNRQYNMVPFWPPITNIEMFVTAPDNLGYTYEVQWPSRNFSISEIVTIAVVAALLLVAVVFVGASCLIRARRNMDEANQSLLTDQYQHYVEEYEKIQDPNQSVV, encoded by the exons ATGAAAGCTCCCAAACTCCTCTCTCTGGGCTATACCTTCTTGGCCCTGCTTTTTTTCCAGCAGGCCTGGGCTCAATTCCCAAGACAGTGTGTCACCATCGAGGCTTTGAGAAGTGGCGTGTGTTGCCCAGACCTGTTCCCGCTGTCTGGGTCTGGGACTGACCGCTGTGGTTCCTCATCGGGAAGGGGCAGGTGTGACGTGGTGACAGCTGACTCCCGACCCCACGGCCCCCAGTACCCACACGATGGCAGAGATGACCGAGAGGGCTGGCCCACGCGCTTCTTCAACAGGACATGCCACTGCATTGGCAATTTCTCAGGATACAACTGTGGAACCTGCCGCCCTGGATGGAGAGGAGCTGCCTGTGACCAGAGGGTTCTCATAG TCAGGAGAAACCTACTGGACTTAAGTACAGAAGAAAAGAACCGCTTTGTCCGGGCCCTGGATATGGCAAAGCGTACAATTCACCCTCAGTTTGTCATTGCCACCAGGAGATCAGAAGAAATATTGGGGCCAGATGGCAACACCCCACAATTTGAGAACATTTCCATTTATAACTACTTTGTTTGGATGCACTACTACTCAGTCAAAAAGACTTttctgggggcaggacaggaaagcTTTGGTGAAGTGGATTTCTCTCATGAGGGACCAGCGTTTCTCACATGGCATAGGTACCACCTGCTGCAGCTGGAGAGAGACATGCAG GAAATGTTGCAGgatccttctttctcccttccttactGGAATTTTGCCACCGGGAAGAACACCTGTGACATTTGCACCGATGACTTGATGGGATCAAGAAGCAACTTTGATTCCACTCTTATAAGCCCGAACTCCGTCTTTTCTCAATGGCGAGTGGTCTGCGAATCCTTGGAAGATTATGATACCCTGGGAACCCTTTGTAACA GCACTGAGGGTAGGCCAATTAGGAGAAATCCAGCTGGAAATGTGGCTAGACCAATGGTGCAACGTCTTCCTGAACCACAGGATGTCACTCAGTGCTTGGAAGTTGGTTTATTTGACACACCTCCTTTTTATTCCACTTCTACAAACAGTTTCCGAAACACAGTGGAAG GTTACAGTGATCCCACAGGAAGGTATGACCCTACTGTGCGAAGCCTTCACAATTTGGCTCATCTATTCCTGAATGGAACTGGGGGGCAAACTCATTTATCTCCCAATGATCCTATTTTTGTCCTCCTACATACTTTCACTGATGCAGTCTTTGATGAATGGCTGAGGAGACATACTGCTG ATATATCCACATTTCCATTGGAAAATGCCCCTATTGGACATAACAGACAATACAATATGGTACCATTTTGGCCTCCAATTACCAACATAGAAATGTTTGTTACTGCTCCAGACAACCTGGGATACACTTATGAAGTTCAATGGCCAA gtCGGAATTTTAGTATTTCTGAGATTGTTACCATAGCGGTAGTTGCTGCTTTATTACTGGTTGCAGTCGTTTTTGTGGGTGCTTCTTGTCTGATTCGTGCCAGAAGAAACATGGATGAAGCAAATCAGTCTCTCCTTACTGATCAGTATCAACACTACgttgaagaatatgaaaaaatccAGGATCCTAATCAGTCTGTGGTGTAA